A part of Desulfobacter sp. genomic DNA contains:
- the nusG gene encoding transcription termination/antitermination protein NusG, with the protein MALKWYVVHVYSGHEQKVKVALEEKIQGSKHPEKFGDILIPTESVVELVDGKKKESSRKFYPGYILVRMHLDNETWHIVSSTAKVTGFLGGKNKPAPITDREAQDIIDKMEQGKDKPQPRYFFEPGDEVRVIDGPFSNFNGTVEEVSPDKEKVKVLVSIFGRATPVELNFIQVTKI; encoded by the coding sequence ATGGCTTTAAAATGGTATGTGGTTCATGTCTATTCCGGCCATGAGCAGAAAGTGAAGGTTGCGCTGGAGGAAAAGATTCAAGGGTCAAAGCATCCTGAGAAATTCGGGGATATTTTGATACCGACCGAAAGCGTTGTCGAACTGGTGGACGGAAAGAAAAAAGAATCCTCCAGAAAGTTTTACCCGGGATACATTCTGGTGCGGATGCACCTTGATAATGAGACCTGGCATATTGTCAGTTCTACTGCAAAGGTGACTGGTTTTCTGGGTGGGAAAAATAAGCCCGCACCGATTACGGACAGGGAAGCCCAGGACATTATCGATAAAATGGAGCAGGGCAAGGATAAACCCCAGCCCAGGTACTTTTTTGAACCCGGTGACGAGGTTCGGGTTATCGACGGTCCTTTTTCCAATTTCAACGGTACTGTTGAAGAGGTGTCTCCGGATAAGGAAAAGGTCAAAGTGCTGGTTAGTATCTTCGGGCGGGCTACCCCGGTTGAGTTGAATTTTATACAGGTAACCAAAATTTGA
- the secE gene encoding preprotein translocase subunit SecE: MSKMQKKKPSVDKKKRKVGAEQDAAGRVAVAPSAKPAATGIASKAKAEKAVVEAGSGNLFTKAAEFLREVKVELKKVTWPTRKQTTGTTIVVILFVFVVAAFLGLFDFSLSRLVQVVLT; encoded by the coding sequence ATGTCAAAAATGCAGAAAAAAAAGCCTTCCGTTGATAAAAAGAAAAGGAAGGTCGGGGCTGAGCAGGACGCTGCGGGACGAGTAGCCGTTGCACCAAGTGCAAAACCGGCTGCCACCGGTATTGCATCGAAAGCCAAAGCCGAAAAGGCGGTTGTTGAAGCCGGTAGCGGGAACCTTTTTACAAAGGCTGCAGAGTTCCTCCGGGAGGTCAAAGTCGAGCTGAAAAAAGTGACCTGGCCGACACGCAAACAAACGACAGGGACAACCATCGTTGTTATTCTGTTTGTTTTTGTAGTTGCCGCTTTCCTCGGGCTTTTTGATTTCAGCCTCTCCAGGCTTGTACAAGTCGTCCTTACATAG
- the rplK gene encoding 50S ribosomal protein L11, whose amino-acid sequence MAKKVMTQIKLQVEAGKANPSPPIGPALGQHGVNIMDFCKAFNARTANDAGSIIPVVITVYQDRSFSFITKTPPASRLLLAAAKISKGSGEPNREKVGKVTRDQVVAIAETKKEDLNAGDIDAAVKIIEGTARSMGIEVV is encoded by the coding sequence ATGGCAAAAAAAGTAATGACACAAATCAAGCTTCAGGTCGAAGCGGGTAAGGCCAATCCTTCACCTCCAATCGGGCCTGCGCTGGGGCAGCACGGCGTCAACATCATGGACTTCTGCAAGGCCTTTAACGCCAGGACAGCAAACGATGCCGGTTCAATCATCCCCGTTGTTATCACCGTATATCAGGACCGGTCTTTCAGCTTCATCACTAAGACGCCCCCCGCATCAAGGCTGCTGCTGGCTGCTGCCAAAATCAGCAAAGGTTCAGGCGAACCGAACCGTGAAAAGGTCGGCAAGGTAACCCGGGATCAGGTGGTTGCCATTGCAGAGACCAAAAAGGAAGACTTGAATGCCGGGGATATTGACGCCGCCGTCAAAATTATCGAAGGCACAGCAAGAAGTATGGGGATAGAAGTAGTTTAA
- the rplJ gene encoding 50S ribosomal protein L10 produces MLNISQKKELVERLSKQLADAEISVLVDYKGLSVLQVTELRAKLREAGVQMEVVKNTLMRLASKGTDSEVLVDLYKGPNAIVVSQDDPVAPAKILVDFAKDNEKLEIKGAALGGKLLSVKEIEQLAKMPSKEDLLAKLVYTLNAVPTNLVNVLSGVPRSFVNVLNAVKDQKDAA; encoded by the coding sequence TTGCTGAACATATCCCAGAAAAAAGAGCTGGTTGAAAGACTTTCAAAGCAGCTTGCCGATGCGGAAATTTCAGTCCTGGTCGACTACAAAGGTCTGTCAGTTCTCCAGGTGACTGAACTTCGCGCAAAACTCAGGGAAGCAGGCGTTCAGATGGAGGTTGTAAAAAACACCCTCATGAGACTTGCGTCCAAAGGGACGGACTCTGAGGTTCTTGTCGATCTCTACAAAGGCCCCAACGCTATTGTGGTCTCTCAGGACGATCCTGTGGCCCCTGCAAAAATTCTCGTAGATTTTGCAAAAGATAATGAAAAGCTGGAAATTAAGGGCGCTGCCCTTGGCGGAAAGCTTCTCAGTGTGAAAGAGATCGAACAACTGGCGAAAATGCCGTCCAAAGAAGATCTCCTCGCCAAACTGGTATACACCCTCAATGCCGTGCCCACCAACCTGGTCAACGTGCTTTCAGGCGTACCCAGATCTTTTGTCAATGTGCTTAACGCTGTTAAAGATCAAAAAGACGCAGCATAA
- a CDS encoding 50S ribosomal protein L1, with product MPKRSKKHIEALKKVDTTVQYGPKDALELAVSSSYAKFDETVDVAVRLGVDPRHADQMVRGTVVLPNGLGKEVKVLVFAKGEKEQEALDAGADFIATDEVVEKIKDGWFGFDKAIATPDMMGTVGKLGRVLGPRGLMPNAKTGTVTFELGKAIDELKAGKIDFRVEKAGIVHVPVGKVSFGAEKLMENVQAFLDKIVALKPAASKGTYLKSISISSTMGPGIKVDPLLIK from the coding sequence ATGCCTAAGCGGAGTAAAAAACATATCGAAGCACTGAAAAAAGTCGACACGACTGTTCAGTATGGTCCTAAAGATGCCCTGGAGCTTGCTGTATCTTCAAGTTACGCCAAGTTTGATGAAACTGTTGATGTGGCGGTGAGACTGGGTGTTGACCCGCGGCATGCAGACCAGATGGTCCGGGGTACCGTTGTGCTTCCCAATGGACTGGGTAAAGAGGTTAAGGTCCTGGTATTTGCCAAGGGTGAAAAAGAACAGGAAGCCCTTGATGCCGGTGCGGATTTTATTGCCACCGATGAAGTCGTCGAAAAAATTAAAGACGGCTGGTTCGGGTTTGACAAGGCTATTGCCACCCCTGACATGATGGGCACAGTTGGCAAGCTCGGTCGTGTTCTGGGACCCCGGGGGCTGATGCCCAATGCCAAAACCGGTACCGTCACCTTTGAATTGGGGAAAGCCATCGACGAACTTAAAGCCGGCAAGATTGATTTCAGAGTTGAAAAAGCCGGTATTGTTCACGTCCCCGTAGGAAAGGTCTCTTTCGGTGCAGAAAAGCTCATGGAAAACGTACAGGCTTTTCTGGATAAGATTGTTGCCCTGAAACCGGCAGCATCAAAAGGTACCTACCTTAAATCTATTTCGATTTCTTCAACAATGGGCCCCGGCATCAAAGTCGACCCTCTGTTGATTAAATAA
- the rpmG gene encoding 50S ribosomal protein L33, translating into MDRVLIALACTECKRKNYTTTKNKRKTPDKIEFKKYCKFCNKHLVHKETKIK; encoded by the coding sequence GTGGATAGAGTACTTATCGCTCTTGCCTGTACAGAGTGCAAGAGAAAAAATTATACAACGACCAAGAACAAGCGTAAGACTCCGGACAAGATCGAGTTCAAAAAGTACTGCAAGTTTTGCAACAAGCATCTCGTTCATAAGGAAACGAAGATAAAATAG
- the rplL gene encoding 50S ribosomal protein L7/L12: MTKDDVIEFIANMSVLELSELVKELEDKFGVSAAAPVMMGGAMPVAGDAGAAAEEKTEFDVVLESVGDKKINVIKEVRAITGLGLKEAKALVEEAPKAIKEGIAKDEADKIKEQLEGAGAQVSVK; encoded by the coding sequence ATCACAAAAGATGATGTTATTGAATTCATTGCAAACATGAGCGTTCTGGAGCTGTCAGAACTGGTAAAAGAACTTGAAGACAAATTCGGCGTATCCGCTGCCGCCCCCGTTATGATGGGCGGTGCAATGCCCGTTGCCGGCGATGCCGGTGCCGCTGCTGAAGAAAAAACCGAGTTCGACGTTGTTCTTGAATCCGTAGGTGACAAGAAAATCAACGTAATTAAGGAAGTTCGCGCAATCACCGGTCTTGGCCTGAAAGAAGCCAAAGCCCTGGTTGAAGAAGCTCCCAAAGCAATTAAAGAAGGCATTGCCAAAGACGAAGCCGACAAGATTAAAGAACAGCTTGAGGGCGCAGGCGCTCAGGTATCTGTAAAATAG